TGTTCCACTAGCCTTACCACCAAAAGACATAGCTGAGTCTTTTTCAGCACTTGCATTATTTCCTATTGCAAAGGCATTATCTCCATCTGCTTTTGCATTAGCTCCTATAGCAACAGCTCCACCATTACTACCCTTATGTTGACCTTTATTTGTTTGAGCATTAGTTCCTATAACAACATCATGATTCCCTCCAGCATTTGAATTTTTACCTATTGCAACAGATAATTCTCCTTCTGCTTTTGCTCCCTCTCCCATAGTTGGATTAGAAACTGTAGGGGCAGGAGTAGCATCAGAATAAGACATGATAGAAGCAAAGGCTAATCCTACAATAAAATTCTTTTTCTTCATTATTCTTTAGTATAATATAGCTAGTTGTTAAACTATATTATACACCTCCTTTTCTTTTATATTTTTTATAAATAACCTATTTAATAAATATTTTTGTTTTTTAAATTGATAATATTTTCAAAAATTGAAAAATATTTTTTTAACAACATTGGCTCTATTATACCCCCCCCCCGTACTATTTTGTCAACAACAAATTCAAAAATTCACAAGATATTTAAAATTCTCATACTTTATGATTTTTATAAATTAAAAAGGGTTAGCTCCTGATTTATTCAGAAGTCAACCCTTAATTAATTATCTATTTCCTATTTTTTCATGAACTTTTCTACTACCATTCTTAATTCTTCTAACTCTTTTTTCATCTCATTAAATTGTAATTCAAGCTCATAAACTTTCTCATCAAGTAAATTTATGTTTCCATTTCTTTGTAATTTTAACATTTCCTTACTTCTTGTAACAATATTATCAAATTGATATCCTAATCCTGCTCCTAATGCTACATTTCCTCTTGTATTTAATGACCCACTTGCCCTATATACTAAATTAGACGTACTATTTGTTCCTGATAATCCTATTGCAAAAGCATGTTCTCCATTATAGTAACCATATGACCCTGATACATTATGGCCTTCTCCACTTATTTGTG
The sequence above is a segment of the Streptobacillus ratti genome. Coding sequences within it:
- a CDS encoding YadA-like family protein — its product is QISGEGHNVSGSYGYYNGEHAFAIGLSGTNSTSNLVYRASGSLNTRGNVALGAGLGYQFDNIVTRSKEMLKLQRNGNINLLDEKVYELELQFNEMKKELEELRMVVEKFMKK